A window of the Tiliqua scincoides isolate rTilSci1 chromosome 5, rTilSci1.hap2, whole genome shotgun sequence genome harbors these coding sequences:
- the LOC136653918 gene encoding olfactory receptor 4Q3-like translates to MTESTISEFILLGFSCSHSAQLLLIVMVLACYTTILLGNFLIMVSVWSEPKLHQAPMYFFLANLSIIDMSMGSVAALKLVTGLLNSGSVISYGGCMAQLFGLHLFGGAEMFVFTLMAYDRYVAICHPLRYTAIMVRQRCFSLLIFCWTGAFIHSTVHMVVIAQLPFCGPNVLENFFCDIPQVIKLACAEIYVVEKRMLVSGGLITLPNCLTLLVSYVIILASFCGRFGKGGRKALSTCSSHLTIVDLLYGPVAFVYLKPFSDSQVDKIASVFYMIVIPALNPLIYTLRNQEMKGAKRMMNDKCQLLLLPHRE, encoded by the coding sequence ATGACTGAATCCACCATCTCAGAGTTCATTCTGCTGGGCTTCTCCTGTTCCCACTCTGCACAGCTCCTTCTTATTGTCATGGTCTTGGCCTGCTACACCACCATCCTTCTGGGAAACTTCCTAATTATGGTGAGTGTGTGGTCTGAGCCCAAGCTCCATCAagcccccatgtatttcttccttgccaatctgtCCATTATTGACATGTCTATGGGTTCAGTGGCTGCCCTAAAGTTAGTGACCGGTCTCTTGAACAGTGGTTCTGTCATCTCCTATGGTGGTTGCATGGCCCAGCTTTTTGGTCTGCACCTCTTTGGGGGTGCAGAGATGTTTGTCTTCACTCTCATGGCCTACGACCGTTacgtggccatctgccacccactgagaTATACAGCCATCATGGTCCGGCAACGCTGCTTCAGTCTACTGATATTTTGCTGGACAGGAGCCTTCATTCATTCCACTGTCCATATGGTGGTAATAGCCCAGTTACCATTCTGTGGACCGAATGTGCTTGaaaatttcttctgtgacatccccCAGGTAATCAAGCTGGCCTGTGCAGAAATCTATGTGGTTGAGAAACGTATGCTGGTCAGTGGTGGCCTGATAACTCTACCTAACTGCCTGACCTTGCTGGTTTCATATGTCATCATCCTGGCCTCCTTCTGTGGCCGCtttgggaagggtggtaggaAGGCTCTGTCTACCTGCAGCTCCCACCTGACGATAGTTGACCTCCTTTACGGGCCTGTTGCTTTTGTGTATCTTAAGCCTTTCTCTGATTCTCAGGTGGACAAAATAGCTTCTGTGTTCTACATGATAGTCATCCCTGCCCTCAACCCCCTCATCTATACTCTGAGGAACCAAGAGATGAAGGGAGCCAAGAGAATGATGAACGACAAATGTCAGCTCCTCCTACTGCCTCATAGGGAGTAA